In one window of Pseudoalteromonas espejiana DSM 9414 DNA:
- the mnmE gene encoding tRNA uridine-5-carboxymethylaminomethyl(34) synthesis GTPase MnmE, translating to MINQDTIAAQATAPGRGGVGIIRVSGSLAKSVAEKIIGKVPKLRYADYVPFKSLSGEQLDQGIAIYFAGPNSFTGEDVLELQGHGGPVVLDMLLKEISQIEGVRLAKPGEFSERAFMNDKLDLTQAEAISDLINATSEQAAKSALQSLQGEFSKHIETLVEKVIHLRMYVEAAIDFPDEEIDFLSDGKVSGDLDAIIAQLHTVTSQAKQGSIMREGMRVVIAGRPNAGKSSLLNALAGREAAIVTEIAGTTRDVLREHIHIDGMPLHIIDTAGLRESPDRVEQIGIERAWDEINQADRVLFMLDGTDTTDTDPHAIWPEFMAKLPQGMGVTVIRNKADLSGDAVGMDENQQYPVISLSAKNAQGIELVRDHLKACIGFQGATEGGFMARRRHLDALEHAAYHLDTGKTQLEMHVAGEILAEELRLTQQYLNEITGEFTSDDLLGKIFSSFCIGK from the coding sequence ATGATCAATCAAGACACAATTGCAGCACAAGCTACCGCTCCTGGGCGTGGTGGCGTAGGTATAATTCGGGTTTCTGGCAGCCTTGCTAAAAGCGTCGCCGAAAAAATAATAGGTAAAGTACCTAAGCTTCGCTATGCCGACTACGTTCCTTTTAAAAGCCTAAGCGGCGAGCAGCTAGACCAAGGTATTGCTATTTATTTTGCAGGGCCAAATTCGTTTACCGGCGAAGACGTACTTGAACTTCAAGGCCATGGCGGCCCCGTTGTACTGGACATGCTATTAAAAGAAATTAGCCAAATAGAGGGCGTTCGCTTAGCTAAGCCAGGTGAATTTTCTGAACGCGCCTTTATGAACGATAAGCTAGATTTAACCCAAGCAGAGGCTATTAGCGATTTAATTAATGCAACCTCTGAGCAAGCTGCTAAAAGTGCCCTACAATCGCTACAAGGTGAGTTTTCTAAACATATTGAAACCTTAGTAGAAAAAGTAATTCATTTACGTATGTATGTAGAGGCAGCCATTGACTTTCCTGATGAAGAAATCGACTTTTTATCCGATGGCAAAGTATCGGGCGATCTAGATGCCATTATCGCCCAATTACACACCGTAACGAGCCAAGCTAAGCAAGGCAGTATAATGCGCGAAGGTATGCGCGTAGTTATTGCTGGGCGCCCTAATGCAGGTAAATCAAGCTTGCTTAACGCCCTAGCAGGTCGAGAAGCAGCAATCGTAACTGAAATAGCAGGTACCACCCGCGACGTATTACGAGAGCACATACATATTGATGGTATGCCACTGCATATTATCGATACCGCAGGCCTACGTGAGAGCCCAGACCGTGTAGAGCAAATAGGTATAGAGCGCGCATGGGATGAAATAAACCAAGCAGACCGCGTGTTATTTATGCTTGATGGTACCGACACCACCGACACCGACCCACACGCTATTTGGCCTGAATTTATGGCTAAATTACCACAAGGTATGGGTGTAACAGTAATAAGAAATAAAGCCGATTTATCGGGCGATGCGGTAGGTATGGATGAAAACCAGCAATACCCGGTAATTAGCTTAAGCGCTAAAAATGCCCAAGGTATAGAGCTTGTACGCGACCACTTAAAAGCTTGTATTGGTTTTCAGGGCGCTACAGAAGGTGGCTTTATGGCACGCCGTCGCCACTTAGATGCACTTGAACATGCGGCCTATCATTTAGATACGGGTAAAACGCAGCTAGAAATGCACGTAGCCGGCGAAATATTAGCTGAAGAGCTACGACTAACACAGCAGTACTTAAATGAAATAACCGGTGAATTTACCTCAGACGACTTACTTGGCAAAATATTTAGCTCGTTCTGTATTGGTAAATA
- the yidC gene encoding membrane protein insertase YidC: MESQRTFLLIGLMLVSFLLFQEWNNDYNTPKADPSATTQTLNTTSPESDDYIPSSSDSGLPASATAAKRSVIDITTDVFNVKIDTKGGDIVEADLLQYEEVKGEETPFMLLGEFDGNQYFSQSGLIGLNGPDASANGRPTYQAAQKAYTLSGDELRVPLTYVDSNGVSFTKTYVFKKGQYDVGLEYTVNNATSAPVQVQLYTQIKRTVQEKGSLVDQNYLGAAYGTDEESYEKYSFSDMADKNLNKNTQGGYVAFIQHYFVSAWVPKQDETHTLYSLITKSNAAIIGTKAAPINVQAGSEQTLNATYYMGPKESDILEAIHPDLDLTVDYGWLWFISQPLFVLLKWLHSILGNWGVAIIAITIIVKSLMYPLTKAQYTSMAKMRALQPKMAALKEKYGDDRQKFGQATMEMYKKEKVNPMGGCFPILLQMPIFLALFYVFLESTELRHAEFVLWLTDLSTKDPYYVLPILFGASMFVTQKLQPMTVTDPMQQKMMTFMPVIFSVFFLWFPSGLVLYWLVSNLISIVQMLIIYRGMEKQGIKVRG; this comes from the coding sequence ATGGAATCGCAACGCACGTTTTTATTAATCGGTTTAATGTTAGTGTCGTTTTTATTATTTCAAGAATGGAATAATGACTACAACACACCTAAAGCCGATCCTAGTGCCACTACACAAACACTAAACACAACGTCACCAGAGTCAGATGATTATATACCGTCATCGTCAGATTCAGGTTTACCAGCTTCGGCTACTGCTGCTAAGCGTTCAGTTATTGACATTACGACTGACGTTTTCAACGTAAAAATCGACACCAAAGGCGGTGACATTGTTGAAGCAGACTTACTGCAATACGAAGAAGTAAAAGGTGAAGAAACACCATTTATGCTTCTAGGTGAGTTTGATGGCAATCAATACTTCTCACAAAGTGGTTTAATTGGTTTAAATGGCCCAGATGCATCAGCAAATGGTCGCCCTACTTACCAAGCAGCGCAAAAAGCCTACACGCTAAGCGGTGATGAGTTACGTGTACCACTTACTTATGTAGATAGTAACGGCGTAAGCTTTACTAAAACATATGTATTTAAAAAAGGTCAATACGATGTAGGCCTAGAGTACACAGTAAATAATGCTACAAGCGCGCCAGTGCAAGTACAGCTATACACGCAAATTAAGCGTACTGTACAAGAAAAAGGCAGCTTAGTTGATCAAAACTATTTAGGTGCAGCTTACGGTACTGATGAAGAGTCGTATGAAAAATACAGCTTTTCAGATATGGCTGATAAAAACCTTAATAAAAATACGCAAGGTGGTTACGTTGCATTTATTCAGCATTACTTTGTAAGTGCATGGGTACCTAAGCAAGACGAAACACACACGCTTTACAGCTTAATTACTAAAAGTAATGCCGCAATTATTGGTACAAAAGCAGCACCTATTAATGTACAAGCCGGCAGTGAGCAAACACTTAATGCGACTTACTACATGGGCCCTAAAGAGTCAGATATTCTTGAAGCGATTCACCCAGATTTAGACTTAACTGTAGATTACGGTTGGTTATGGTTTATCTCGCAGCCTTTATTTGTATTACTTAAATGGTTACACAGTATTTTAGGTAACTGGGGTGTAGCAATTATTGCCATCACTATTATCGTTAAATCGTTAATGTACCCACTGACTAAAGCGCAATACACCTCAATGGCAAAAATGCGTGCCCTTCAGCCTAAAATGGCTGCTCTTAAAGAAAAATATGGTGATGACCGTCAAAAATTCGGCCAGGCTACAATGGAAATGTACAAAAAAGAAAAAGTTAACCCTATGGGTGGCTGTTTCCCAATTTTGCTACAAATGCCAATTTTCTTAGCGCTATTTTATGTATTCTTAGAATCAACAGAACTACGCCATGCAGAATTTGTACTTTGGCTAACTGACCTTTCTACAAAAGACCCATACTACGTATTACCAATATTATTTGGTGCGAGTATGTTTGTGACGCAAAAACTACAACCAATGACAGTTACCGACCCAATGCAGCAAAAAATGATGACCTTTATGCCGGTTATCTTCTCTGTATTCTTCTTATGGTTCCCATCTGGTTTAGTACTTTACTGGTTAGTGTCTAACTTAATTTCTATTGTCCAGATGCTTATCATCTACCGTGGCATGGAAAAACAAGGTATAAAAGTAAGAGGCTAA
- the yidD gene encoding membrane protein insertion efficiency factor YidD: MRLLKPLVAIPKRCLVLFIRGYQMWISPLLGPHCRFNPSCSHYAIQAINLHGFVKGSWLALKRILKCHPLHSGGEDPVPEKLTRINHQHEK, encoded by the coding sequence ATGAGGTTACTTAAACCACTTGTTGCTATTCCAAAGCGGTGTTTAGTGTTATTTATCCGCGGTTATCAAATGTGGATAAGCCCACTACTAGGCCCGCATTGTCGTTTTAATCCAAGCTGCTCTCATTACGCTATTCAAGCAATTAATTTGCATGGATTTGTAAAAGGGAGTTGGTTAGCACTTAAACGCATATTAAAATGCCATCCTTTACATTCAGGCGGAGAAGACCCCGTTCCTGAAAAATTAACCCGTATTAACCACCAACACGAGAAATAA